Proteins encoded by one window of Megachile rotundata isolate GNS110a chromosome 10, iyMegRotu1, whole genome shotgun sequence:
- the LOC100882984 gene encoding WD repeat domain-containing protein 83, translating to MLIEYKFIREIDCKQGAVRAVRFTVDGAYCLTCGSDRKLKLWNPHRGVALKTYGGHGDEVMDACSSCDSSQIVSCGLDKSVILWDVSTGTPVRRLRGHAGPVNAVRFNEESSMVVSGSRDNSVMLWDVRSKVLEPVQCLNEAKDSISSIRVSDHEILSSSFDGKIRRYDIRVGEMYADYMGDAVTCSSFTRDGQCIVVSCADAVIRLIDKDSGELLGEFTGHIANNLCLESSVDTQDTRILSGSADGKLWIWDLVSQKVVTKLSGFKPTKHPIVSLSVHPQTNCFLATNGPNILMWSTISSVQE from the exons ATGTTAATTgagtataaatttataagagAAATAGATTGTAAACAGGGAGCTGTACGAGCTGTACGATTTACTG tTGATGGCGCTTATTGTTTAACCTGTGGATCtgacagaaaattaaaattatggaaTCCACACAGAGGTGTTGCTTTAAAAACATATGGTGGACATGGCGATGAAGTAATGGATGCTTGTTCATCTTGTGATAGTAGTCAGATTGTTTCTTGTGGTTTAGATAAATCAGTTATTCTTTGGGATGTGTCAACAGGAACACCAGTTCGTCGTTTAAGGGGTCATGCAGGTCCAGTTAATGCAGTAAG GTTTAATGAAGAATCTTCTATGGTTGTTTCTGGATCAAGGGATAATTCAGTTATGTTGTGGGATGTACGTTCCAAAGTACTAGAACCTGTACAATGTTTAAATGAAGCCAAAGATTCTATTTCCAGCATCAGAGTTTCAGATCATGAAATTCTATCATCTTCATTTGATGGTAAAATTCGTAGATATGACATTCGTGTGGGTGAAATGTATGCAGATTATATGGGAG aTGCAGTAACATGTTCCAGTTTCACAAGAGATGGACAGTGCATAGTAGTCAGTTGTGCAGATGCTGTAATTAGATTAATAGACAAAGATTCAGGAGAATTGCTTGGAGAATTTACAGGTCATATAGCAAATAATTTATGCTTGGAATCAAGTGTAGACACCCAAGATACTCGTATTCTTTCTGGATCAGCAGATGGAAAATTATGGATATGGGATCTAGTATCACAGAAAGTAGTTACAAAGCTTTCAGGATTTAAACCAACCAAACATCCAATAGTGTCACTGAGTGTACATCCACAAACAAACTGTTTTCTAGCTACTAATGGACCCAACATATTAATGTGGAGTACTATATCTTCAGTGcaagaataa
- the Josd gene encoding josephin domain containing — translation MVANTADDMPGSIYHEKQIKELCALHALNNLFQERGFNKQKLDQICYSLSPDVWINPHKSLLGFGNYDINVIMAALQQKGREAVWFDKRRDPKCLCLDNIEGFILNVPTKYKLGFVLLPLKRRHWIALKKIHGAFYNLDSKLDSPQLIGQDNDLLTYLKDQIDSKEKELFLVVSREIDNSQGWLINTCTNKEKDNADRDDAEKDNTEKDNTITYIEDSCTDMDLKKMESKELNENENSLDNKNAR, via the exons atggTTGCAAACACAGCAGATGATATGCCTGGATCCATATATCATGAAAAACAA aTAAAAGAACTTTGTGCATTACAtgcattaaataatttgttccaAGAGAGGGGTTTTAACAAACAAAAATTAGATCAAATTTGTTACAGTTTAAGTCCAGATGTATGGATTAATCCACATAAATCATTATTAGGATTTGGCAATTAtgatattaatgttattatggCAGCATTACAGCAAAAAGGACGTGAAGCAGTATGGTTTGATAAACGCAG AGACCCCAAATGTCTGTGTTTAGATAATATTGAAGGCTTCATATTAAATGTaccaacaaaatataaattaggaTTTGTGTTACTTCCTTTAAAAAGACGTCATTGGATTGCCCTAAAGAAAATTCATGGGGCCTTTTATAATTTGGATTCGAAACTTGATTCCCCACAACTTATAGGACAG GATAATGACTTACTTACATACCTAAAGGATCAGATAGATAGTAAAGAGAAAGAATTATTTCTGGTTGTGTCAAGAGAAATAGACAATAGTCAAGGATGGTTAATAAATACATGTACAAATAAAGAGAAGGATAATGCAGATAGAGATGATGCAGAAAAAGATAACACAGAGAAGGATAACACAATTACATATATTGAAGATAGTTGTACAGATatggatttaaaaaaaatggagTCAAAAGAATTGAATGAAAACGAAAATTCTCTAGATAACAAAAATGCTAGATAA
- the LOC100880335 gene encoding putative cytosolic Fe-S cluster assembly factor CPIJ010948 isoform X2, which produces MTSRFSGALQLTSLDDFITPSQECIKPIEIQASKSKTGAKIKIEEDGVPSILNEVGQFEKLQKVEITLADCLACSGCITSAESVLVTQQSQEELLRVFKEKVSECQNKDGTCSKFIVVSLSVQAVLSIAKRYDLNPEQALNKLAGYFYQLGADIVVDMTIADDFALLESAKEFVERYKAAKGGATNQLPMLSSSCPGWVCYAEKTHGNFILPYISVTKSPQQIMGSLVKYHLAETKGLSPEQIYHVTLMPCYDKKLEASREDFYNAERNSRDVDCVITPIELEQMLNEYNVTLSEVNEKEVQKPFGVQTENLETNLCSHSGSGSGGYADFIFRYAAKYLFDETDVIVEFKNLRNPDFQEAIFYKNEQPLLKFAIVNGFRNIQNLVQKLKRGKCPYDYVEVMACPCGCLNGGAQIRPVDNIQPRELALKLESMYHELPESNPEKNKAVQNLYRNWLGGEYTDKALAHFHTQYHEIKKADIALAIKW; this is translated from the exons ATGACATCTCGATTTAGTGGAGCATTACAGCTTACAAGTTTGGATGATTTCATTACTCCTTCACAG GAATGTATAAAACCTATAGAAATTCAGGCATCAAAAAGTAAAACTggtgcaaaaataaaaattgaagaagatgGAGTACCCTCAATATTAAATgaa GTTGGGCAATTTGAAAAACTACAGAAAGTTGAAATCACACTTGCTGATTGTTTAGCTTGTAGCGGTTGTATTACATCTGCAGAGAGTGTATTAGTCACACAACAAAGTCAAGAAGAACTGTTGAGAGTGTTCAAAGAAAAAGTATCTGAGTGTCAG AATAAAGATGGTACATGTTCTAAATTTATAGTAGTTAGTCTCTCTGTACAAGCAGTACTGTCTATAGCAAAACGTTATGATCTTAATCCAGAACAAGCATTAAATAAACTTGCTGGATACTTCTATCAGTTAGGAGCAGATATAGTTGTAGATATGACTATAGCTGATGATTTTGCATTATTAGAGTCTGCTAAAGAATTTGTAGAACGTTACAAAGCAGCTAAAGGAGGTGCAACAAATCAGTTACCAATGTTATCTTCTTCTTGTCCAG GATGGGTATGTTATGCTGAAAAAACTCATGGTAATTTTATACTTCCATACATTAGTGTTACAAAGTCTCCTCAGCAAATTATGGGATCATTAGTCAAGTATCATTTAGCTGAAACTAAGGGTCTTTCACCAGAACAAATATATCATGTAACTCTTATGCCTTGTTATGATAAAAAATTAGAAGCATCCAGAGAAGATTTTTATAATGCAGAAAGAAATTCTAGAGATGTAGATTGTGTTATAACACCAA TTGAACTAGAACAAATGTTGAATGAATATAATGTAACATTGAGTGAAGTAAATGAAAAAGAAGTTCAAAAACCTTTTGGAGTACaaacagaaaatttagaaactaattTATGCAGTCATAGTGGTTCAGGTTCTGGTGGTTATGCAGATTTTATCTTCCGTTATGCTGCAAAATATCTATTTGATGAAACTGATGTTATagttgaatttaagaatttaagaaatccTGATTTTCAAGAAGCAATTTTTTACAAGAATGAGCAGCCACTATTAAAATTTGCTATTGTCaatggatttaggaatatacaaAATCTTGTACAAAAACTAAAAAGAGGGAAATGCCCATATGATTATGTTGAAGTCATGGCATGTCCTTGTG GATGTCTTAATGGAGGAGCACAAATTAGACCTGTAGACAATATTCAACCACGCGAGTTAGCATTAAAATTAGAATCTATGTATCATGAACTCCCTGAGAGTAATCCTGAGAAGAACAAAGCAGTccaaaatttgtacagaaattgGTTGGGAGGAGAATATACAGATAAGGCTTTAGCACATTTTCATACTCAGTATCATGAAATAAAAAAGGCAGATATTGCTCTTGCTATAAAAtggtaa
- the LOC100880335 gene encoding putative cytosolic Fe-S cluster assembly factor CPIJ010948 isoform X1, which yields MYRERKREKMTSRFSGALQLTSLDDFITPSQECIKPIEIQASKSKTGAKIKIEEDGVPSILNEVGQFEKLQKVEITLADCLACSGCITSAESVLVTQQSQEELLRVFKEKVSECQNKDGTCSKFIVVSLSVQAVLSIAKRYDLNPEQALNKLAGYFYQLGADIVVDMTIADDFALLESAKEFVERYKAAKGGATNQLPMLSSSCPGWVCYAEKTHGNFILPYISVTKSPQQIMGSLVKYHLAETKGLSPEQIYHVTLMPCYDKKLEASREDFYNAERNSRDVDCVITPIELEQMLNEYNVTLSEVNEKEVQKPFGVQTENLETNLCSHSGSGSGGYADFIFRYAAKYLFDETDVIVEFKNLRNPDFQEAIFYKNEQPLLKFAIVNGFRNIQNLVQKLKRGKCPYDYVEVMACPCGCLNGGAQIRPVDNIQPRELALKLESMYHELPESNPEKNKAVQNLYRNWLGGEYTDKALAHFHTQYHEIKKADIALAIKW from the exons atgtatagagagagaaagagag agaAAATGACATCTCGATTTAGTGGAGCATTACAGCTTACAAGTTTGGATGATTTCATTACTCCTTCACAG GAATGTATAAAACCTATAGAAATTCAGGCATCAAAAAGTAAAACTggtgcaaaaataaaaattgaagaagatgGAGTACCCTCAATATTAAATgaa GTTGGGCAATTTGAAAAACTACAGAAAGTTGAAATCACACTTGCTGATTGTTTAGCTTGTAGCGGTTGTATTACATCTGCAGAGAGTGTATTAGTCACACAACAAAGTCAAGAAGAACTGTTGAGAGTGTTCAAAGAAAAAGTATCTGAGTGTCAG AATAAAGATGGTACATGTTCTAAATTTATAGTAGTTAGTCTCTCTGTACAAGCAGTACTGTCTATAGCAAAACGTTATGATCTTAATCCAGAACAAGCATTAAATAAACTTGCTGGATACTTCTATCAGTTAGGAGCAGATATAGTTGTAGATATGACTATAGCTGATGATTTTGCATTATTAGAGTCTGCTAAAGAATTTGTAGAACGTTACAAAGCAGCTAAAGGAGGTGCAACAAATCAGTTACCAATGTTATCTTCTTCTTGTCCAG GATGGGTATGTTATGCTGAAAAAACTCATGGTAATTTTATACTTCCATACATTAGTGTTACAAAGTCTCCTCAGCAAATTATGGGATCATTAGTCAAGTATCATTTAGCTGAAACTAAGGGTCTTTCACCAGAACAAATATATCATGTAACTCTTATGCCTTGTTATGATAAAAAATTAGAAGCATCCAGAGAAGATTTTTATAATGCAGAAAGAAATTCTAGAGATGTAGATTGTGTTATAACACCAA TTGAACTAGAACAAATGTTGAATGAATATAATGTAACATTGAGTGAAGTAAATGAAAAAGAAGTTCAAAAACCTTTTGGAGTACaaacagaaaatttagaaactaattTATGCAGTCATAGTGGTTCAGGTTCTGGTGGTTATGCAGATTTTATCTTCCGTTATGCTGCAAAATATCTATTTGATGAAACTGATGTTATagttgaatttaagaatttaagaaatccTGATTTTCAAGAAGCAATTTTTTACAAGAATGAGCAGCCACTATTAAAATTTGCTATTGTCaatggatttaggaatatacaaAATCTTGTACAAAAACTAAAAAGAGGGAAATGCCCATATGATTATGTTGAAGTCATGGCATGTCCTTGTG GATGTCTTAATGGAGGAGCACAAATTAGACCTGTAGACAATATTCAACCACGCGAGTTAGCATTAAAATTAGAATCTATGTATCATGAACTCCCTGAGAGTAATCCTGAGAAGAACAAAGCAGTccaaaatttgtacagaaattgGTTGGGAGGAGAATATACAGATAAGGCTTTAGCACATTTTCATACTCAGTATCATGAAATAAAAAAGGCAGATATTGCTCTTGCTATAAAAtggtaa
- the LOC100880221 gene encoding dynein axonemal light chain 4: MTEVKKDDVVKILHTYPLCRKCDMSDEMKQEAMELCVTAAEKYADNYESVSRMIKETMDKRFGASWHTVVGEGYGFEITYQLKHLLYMYCAGNLAICIWKSA, translated from the exons ATGACTGAAGTGAAAAAAGATGATGTTGTTAAAATTTTACACACTTATCCTCTATGCAGA AAATGCGATATGTCTGACGAAATGAAACAAGAAGCAATGGAACTGTGTGTTACTGCTGCAGAAAAATATGCCGATAATTATGAAAGTGTTTCTCGAATGATTAAAGAGACCATGGATAAAAGATTCGGCGCATCTTGGCATACAGTCGTCGGCGAGGGATACGGATTTGAAATAACTTATCAGCTAAAACATCTTCTATATATGTACTGTGCTGGAAACCTAGCGATATGTATATGGAAATCGGCTTag